Genomic DNA from Halobaculum sp. MBLA0147:
GTCCATCAGACTCGGGATGGCGGTGATGTTGCGGAAGATCCGGTTGAGTTCCGCGTCGGCGAGGATGGCGTCCGTCGTCGCGTCGACCACCCGGCGGTCCACGTCCACCTCGCGGGCGATCCGCGTGTCCGGAATCTCGATCCCACCGGAGACGACGCGCCCGTCGTCGTTGACGGAGAAGCCACGCTCCAACAGGAGTCTGACGACGGCCTGCTGGCCCGGCGAGCCGGCGAACTTCTCCATGATCCGTCCGAACTCGTTGTCGGCCGCCTCCGCGGGGTCGCCCGCCGCCGTCACGGCGTCGCCGGACGGGTCGGTGTCGACTGCCGCCTCGCCGCCGTGGTCGCCACTCGTCGTCGCGTCGTCGCCCGACGTGTCGTCGCTGCGGTCGCCGGTCGTCGTCTCGCCGCGACGCTCCTCGCCGTCGGAACCCGCCGGGTCACCGTCGTTCGTCTCGTCGCCGTCGGTCTCGGACGGCGCGTCCGCGTCTGTCATCTGTCGGTCGGGTCGTCGGTCCGGCCCGACAAAAACCCGTGGAGGCGTCTCCGCCCCCGGCGCCGACCCGAATCCATTTCCGCCAGCACCGTCTGTGTCCGA
This window encodes:
- a CDS encoding amino acid-binding protein, with amino-acid sequence MEKFAGSPGQQAVVRLLLERGFSVNDDGRVVSGGIEIPDTRIAREVDVDRRVVDATTDAILADAELNRIFRNITAIPSLMDLAPVLGFTVLTVEVGDPERAGIVAEITELLADHGVPLRQVLSDDPEFADEPALYLITDETVPGEVLVAIRELPYVQGVEF